CAAGTAACaaagttaaacaaaaaatgCATAAACTGTATATTGAGCAACAATATTCACCATCAATAAGCTTGTAAGGATTCAAAACAACTAGAAGTTCTAAGGTGTTTTTAATAACTGGACATTGAAGTTTagacaaaaagttattgtcaagaTCTGATTGGGATAACACTTGATgtagatgaaaattaaatttaataggaAACTATTCCCAATAAAAGGGGAATTTTTCTTTGTCATCTAACTCATAAAATAACTCCTTTGAATCGTCATAGTTTGGAGATGACCACAATTGTACAAAATCCACCATGGCTGTGGTTTTCTTAGTAATGCCTAAATACCTCTAAAAATGCATAATTTTCAACTCTTTCCACACGAAGCCTTTGAAGCAGTTGTCCTTCACAAACTTACATCAATTCATgagttttgttaataaaaatatgtcaaAATGCATTAAATTGACATGAAAACTCACTAAAAGATACCATTAAATTTGGGTTTATACAACGAAATAAGTAAGGCTTGAATCTTTTCCAATATTGGTTATACAAAGTAAATATGCTTTAGTTTTGGTACCATTCAATGAAATTCAACCACTCTTGGTTCCTAAGTTGAGCTTAAGTTGGTAAAAGTACATAAacttgttgggagttggaataATGTTCAAATAGTTGCCTAAAATTTTGAAGGCGCATATGAACGCCCAATTGTCAAGGTGAAGTTGTCTATGGGCTAGGTTAAGTATGATGAGCATGTTGTACTCAAAAGTAGTGAAAGAGAGTGTTAGTTTGAGTTTTGAAAATAGACACTTGTACACATAGGTAAATTCAAACTTACCAGGGGGCTCTTTGGAAGACAAATTCGGAGGAGGTACATGGTTCATCATCAATAACATTATTTGTGTGATTAGAGGTCGTTAATGCCACCGAGTTTTTTAATTGAGTAATTCAATCCCAATTTAACAACCAAGAACAATAGGTGTCGACCTCCCTGTGAACTTCTTGGCAAGTGTACTAAATTgtataaatagtataaaatagtAGTCCAAGTATCATATCCATAGGGACTCATGTAATACTCGTCAAAATAACAACATTCACTAACTATGGCTATCAgaacaacaattttaatttgattgtgaAAATGTAAAAAGCAAGAACTTAAATAAACAGgaaattaaaaagcaaaataacaaaaaactcTTTTTGGTAATTTTTAAGAACACTTGAAATgtggtaaaaataaataagacaaCAATGGATAGAAGTTTTGGGATTGACTTCACCAAACCATCTCATCATGTATACAAAGGTCAATCATCTAGTTTAAGGTTCATTTATTATCATCAACTCACAAAATACTCAAATCCAATTCCTTGGATGGAAAAAGCCAAGTCCCTTGACTAAACTATCAATTCATTGAATTAGTTTAGCCAAGTAACAtgcattaagaaaaaaagttaaaaatgactAACAAGTTTTTTTCCATCCCTAGACACAAAACTCATTAGatgttctttttcatttttaagtttaaatacattttccaatgacTATTCAAACCTTAAAATCaagcaaatgggtgatcaagttAAAGCAAgcattaatgtataaaatagagcacttaataataaaaaatgaacataGATTAATAACTACAATGTAGACATGAAGATGGGTTCAACTACATCAGTTCCAACAAGGGTTAACTTAACTACATAActaaaagaagaacaagaagatgcaaaaaattaagagaaaatgatGCACAAAATGATGAGAGTTGGTAGGAAAGCCATAGAAAACAAGTGAGAGCTTCCTAGCCCCTCACGATGCCCTAGATAGCTCTCTAAACCAAAACTAATGAAATCCCCTTCATTTGGCTTTTTATCCCTTTGTTTTAGCTTCACTAATGCCACTTCAGCACTCCCATGCCCAACATTAAATTTCTCACGTTCAACTTTAGCTTTCTCATGCCCAGCCTCAAGTTGACAACAAACAAAAGGCATTTTTCTACATTCTTAAGCCAACCTcaacaagaaaaatgaaaaatgttggCTTTTGGCTTTCAAAATATGCTTCCGAAGATGTTTGGCTTGAACTTCCAAATGTTAATCTTCCAAAATCTTCTAAAAGGTTAAAAACACTAAACCTAGTCCTAATTTATAGCTAGATTaacataaaagtgattaaaacaaatttttaagtcacgaaaatttaagataaatgcCAAGATATATAAGCATACAAGGCAGTTATCACTTCTCTAATACCTAAGAAAATCCAAGAAGGGTAATTAGAGGAAACTcacctttccttttcttctttacttttttacCTTTGCCCTTATCAAACTTAGTAATGTCTGTTTAATGTTTTCAACCTTTACCAGAAATAACTTTTGGAACCTTTACAGGGGTTGAAGAATTTCCTTCCTCTGAAGGAAGCAAAGATTTATGGTGAGACTTAGGAGGCTCATCACCCTTAAAGATGAAGAAGGCATGGTCAAATATAAAAGTTTTCCATacagaaaatataatttgtcgTTTTTATGATTAGCATTGTAAAGTATGTTTTGTAacagaaaatataaaagtaacaAATCAGAATTAGTAAAGAAAGATAAAGCACACACAAATTTTATATCGGTTTTCCCACAACCTTGGGCTATGTCCAGTCCATACACCTATAGGATTTTCATTAACATAAGCACCAATTGTGGTATTATTTCTTTCCTGAAGCTAGCCTCTACAAGCTCTTTCTGAGCATTCTTTCAAAGAGCCTCTCCAGGCTTTCACTTAAGTATTCTTTCTAAAATCTTATTTAGGCTTCACCATTAATATTCTCTAAGCCTTTGTAGACTATActtaagtattatttttaaaagcctatCCAGGCTTCACACCCAAAGTAGCAACTACTACTTGACTTACATAACACCTTGTTTTGCCCACTCacaacctttagaaaaaccaaTCCCCTAATTTGTTCTCTTAAGTTTCCTTATCATAAATGGGTTCTGCTTAGGGAGAAGTGCCTAATACACCTTTCACGGAAAACTCATTAGTAAGCTCCCCCCTGAGAAGATGCTTACAAACATTCTATGGCTAAAAAGGTTTCGCTCTAAAGTCCAAGAAATTCTAGGCTAAGGAAGATTAGTATCAGAAGCAAATGATGTATATGTACAATGCAACTTTTGATCCATAACATCTTTATCCTATTTTTCTTCATAACAATGAACTCTAGCTGCACTTCATCCTCCTTAATTTGAGCTTTGGAGAGGATCATTGCTCCTTTTTCTTGAGAGGCTTGGAGGCCAAGGAGATTTGTTGCGAGTTGTCTCCATCAACACAATTagttcttccttcttccttaaTTGGACCAACTTGCacacaatttaaatttgaaattgtggCCGTTGGTACTCATTATTATCACTGGTTCATGACTTCTCTTTTCTCTAGTATAATCATGAGTTTTGCTACTCCAAAAAAGTGAGTCTTTTGCAAGTTaatctttctccttttttagaCCGTTGCAAATATAATTGAAACTCCTTTTATTGTTCTTGGTTGTTGGTGGTGACTAGCTCTTTCttgtaaaaattaacaaaatggaAACATATTTCAGTTGGTTAAGAGGGAgtgtgaaaaatataaaacgaaaatatgtttatcttttataaagAAACTTAAATAACTTTCCgttgtataatttatataatgaaaATGTATTTCCATTAAAAGGGTATtttggaaatatatttttttcaaagcacatgggggtgtaaatagcaaaatTGAGGGTGAGAGTATTAATtcccaaaaaaaatatgaggTTGACTTGACCCGGCTTAATTTTGTTTACATTCTGCAATTAATTTTGCACAAGTTATTCCCAGGGTCCGGTGTCATACACTCaaatcattataaataaaatgttttaaaatgaaattattttctaaaatgagAGTAAATAAAGATTCCTAATCTAATTTAAAATACACATTGATCTTAAGTCTTTAAAcctattaaataatttgtgtaattttgtCAAAAAGATGCAAAAGTTAAAAAGTTCTAAAGAAAATCCAGGTACAATTCAACGTGAGGAGGAAATTTTCCTTGTAGATACGACCATAATGTAACTCACAAGTCAATAGCATGTGCAGATCACGTGCAATCATTGTACAAAAATTCCAATGTTGTCttgcaaagaaaaagagaaaaacctcTTGTAGTTCTAATCATAAGATTCAGCGTATAAATCCCTTTATTTTGggaagatgtgtcggccaaaaGAAAGAGTTGTCCCATTTGTTCTTGTCTCctcctttcaattcatttccaCCGATGAAGGTCTTGACACGTGTCATGCAAATAGCACACTACACGTGTTGAGTTGCTAATCTAATTTTCATGAGTCATGCTCAGCACACAGCGTTACTTCCACCGCGTGTCACACACCCTCACTCTTTTTGTTCCTTCCCTTGTCTCTACTCTTTCTTATATAACCTCCCCAAGGTCCTAATTTATCCTTTCAAGACAATTACAAGAGAGTAGTGTTACTATTACATAGTCACAGAAAAATGGCAAATAGAATTTCCCTAGTTATGTCACACAAAAATTTGGTCAAACACCTCCACTCAACTAGTACTAAAAATGCAAATGCTCATGTGCATACTCAAGTATATAACCctagttattaattaattgcacATATGCACATCTTTAGGTTTTTGGTTAATTTGGATTtcctaattaatatttatgtacCCTTTTTTCTTCAGGGTGGTGATTCAATTGTAGGAGCAGCAGCACAAGGGGCAGTGAAGGCAACAGAGGTTTTGGAGAATGTGGGAGAAAGGGCTAAGGAGACTGTGGGCACAGCTTTGGATGCAGCAAAGAAGACTACAAAGTTGGTGACAGAGACAACAACAACCATGGTTGAGGCTGATACCAATGTTGTGGACACAGTTGAGTACAGATGTACTGAAGATTTGGGGGGCCAGCTTGGAGATGGCCATGATAGTTATAATTGAATGGGAGTTTATGGGAATTGATTAGGGGTCATCCTATGATTTTTCTTGTTGTGACTTCAATATATTATGACTTATAAAAGATTGAAGAAAAGGAATACTGAAGTTAATGTTCTGCTCATTTTGTTGTCTATGATCTATGAACATAGGAAGCCATATATT
Above is a window of Glycine soja cultivar W05 chromosome 12, ASM419377v2, whole genome shotgun sequence DNA encoding:
- the LOC114378113 gene encoding uncharacterized protein LOC114378113, encoding MANRISLVMSHKNLVKHLHSTSTKNANAHVHTQGGDSIVGAAAQGAVKATEVLENVGERAKETVGTALDAAKKTTKLVTETTTTMVEADTNVVDTVEYRCTEDLGGQLGDGHDSYN